A single Triticum dicoccoides isolate Atlit2015 ecotype Zavitan chromosome 2A, WEW_v2.0, whole genome shotgun sequence DNA region contains:
- the LOC119359482 gene encoding glutaredoxin-C5-like: protein MQYGAAAEQAWYMPAMPVTLAAETAAERVERLASESAVVVFSVSSCCMCHAVKHLFCGMGVHPTVHELDLDPRGLELERALADLLGCAVPGGAAPVVPVVFIGGKLVGAMDRVMAAHINGSLVPLLKEAGALWL, encoded by the coding sequence ATGCAGTACGGCGCGGCGGCCGAGCAGGCGTGGTACATGCCGGCGATGCCGGTCACCTTGGCGGCGGAAACGGCGGCGGAGCGGGTGGAGCGCCTGGCGTCGGAGAGCGCCGTGGTGGTGTTCAGCGTGAGCAGCTGCTGCATGTGCCACGCCGTGAAGCACCTCTTCTGCGGCATGGGCGTGCACCCCACCGTGCACGAGCTGGACCTCGACCCGCGCGGCCTCGAACTGGAGCGCGCCCTCGCCGACCTCCTCGGCTGCGCCGTCCCCGGAGGAGCCGCACCGGTCGTTCCCGTCGTATTCATCGGCGGCAAGCTGGTCGGCGCCATGGACCGCGTGATGGCCGCGCACATCAACGGCTCCCTCGTGCCGCTGCTCAAGGAGGCCGGCGCTCTCTGGCTCTGA